CTGggggtctccccccaccccgcacacacATGCTGCAATGAGGGGAAGTAGATATGATATGAGTCAGAGAGAGTTTACAGGAGTTGAAAGTACACAGCCGCATTCTCTCCCACTCAAAAGGGGCTCTCCCTGATACCCCACAAGACAGGCGAGGAGGCATCCACCATGCCAGTAGATCCCCTCCAAAACTAGAAACCATCCTTCAAAAAGGGGGTTCCTGGAAATTCAATCCTGGTGACCAAATCCCCCCACCCAGTCTCCTCCCTCCCACGAGTGCCTCTGGTCCAGCCATGTGGGAACAGGCTGGGGTAACAGCCGGAGCAGGGGATGCGCAGGCTCGGCGGAGGGCAGTCACCACTTGCTCAGGCTTCCgtgtgcccctgccctcccccagcagggCAGTTtaggtggcagcaggcagctggacccCGGCATGCACTAACTGGCCTGGAGCGCCCAGCTCTATCAGAAGCCTTTCCCTTCAGGCTCTGGTTGGACCAGAAGAGCAGCTGGCCCAGGCCAGGACTCCGGCCAAAGGCCAAGACAGCAATGGCAACAGCTCCCGCAGAAGCGGCCCCACTGAAATTGCCCCGCAGACCCTAAGAGGAGCAATCAAACCCCACCCTGCGCCTGGAATGGAGCCTGGAACCCCTGGGGCCTTCTCCAAGGCCAGACAGACGTCCGCCCTTTCCTGGAGCGTTCTCTTCACTTCCAGATGACCCAGGGCCCCGCTGCTCCCTGCCAACCACCCTGAAGGAATCGGATGCCTCCTCCTCAACTGGAACACCAGGGCTCAGCCTCGGGTCTCCCAGCCCAAACCAGCAGGGGAGTGTGAGGGACAGGGGTGGAAGGAAGGCGGTCcttacacaccacacacacacacacacacacacacacacgagagcaGGATCCTCACTaatctcccctgcctcccaccccaggctggcTCCTGGCACCGTCTAGGGCGGCGTCCAGACCCTGCCGAGCAGTGGCAGCCCCCACCGGTCACACCCCGCCCCTAATCCCGCCATTCCCCCGGCCCCGCCTTGGGAAAATCCTACGTCCACCCGGCCTGGGCCCGGACCCACACCCCGCCCCAGGTCCACCTCCGGCTGCCGGACCCCGGAACCGCCGGGCCTGCGCTGGGGCTCTCTCGCGGAGCTCCAAGTTGTTGTCCCCTTGTCCGGCGGGGCAGGTTCCGGAAAGccgggaggggaagggaaaggactCCGGCTCGGACGCCGGGAGGGACGGGCCCAGCGGGGCagctcccaggggccctggctgtAGCCCAGGCAGGGCCGGGCCGGCCGGACCCCCGCGCAGCCCAGACGCCGCGTCCTAGCGGAGGGAAGGCGGCTGGCACtcgggccccaggcccctccccagccggCGCCCCGAGCGGAGAAGGGGACGGTGCTCTCCCGGGGACGAGCTCCCGCGAcgccccgcacccccagccccgggcccagggTACCTTCCGCTCGGCCGCCCACAGCTGCGCGGCCGGTGCCGGAGGCAGAGACTGACCCGAGGGCCGCGCCCCGCCCTCCTCCAGCCCGcggaggggaggggcggccccGGCAAAGGAGGGGCGAGCCCGGGCTCCTCCCGTCCACTGTCCCGGCTCGGGGCCACCCCACGGATGGTCGCCCCAGCCGGTGGCCCGGACTCGGAGGAGGTGCTCAGACTGGGGAAGAGTGGGCGGCGGGGCCAGGCGGCCCCCCGAGGGCTCTCCCCCTGCTCCGCTTCCCAGGCCCTAGGGGCGGACCGGCGTCGGGAAAGTTGAGAGGCGCTCGGGGTGGGGTCTGGGAAGGGCCGCTGCTGCCCTCCCGTGGCCGCTGAGGCGCCGGCGCCTCCGCCACCTGGGACCTCCCGGGAGGCCGGGACTGGGAAAGGGCGGCTTCCCGGGCCCCCGAAGAGGGGCCTGCGGAGAGGCCCACTCTTTGCTTCTGCAAGCTTTGCGGAGCCAGTACAGCCCAATATCACCCCTCAGACCTGAGACCTGTTCAGAAACTTTGAGACCGAGGCCACCGTTCCACTTCccaacttccttccttccccccacctGGAATTTCCAGGAGTCCAATCCCCACTTACCGATCAAAGGGCGCTCCTGGAAATCCAGATCGCCAGCTGGGAATTCAGTTCCCACCCGAGCAGTGTTTCTGTGCCGCTAGGGACACTTCTGGTCTGGTCTGAACGAACGCTTTGGGTATGTTCCTACGCATGTATCGCCTTCCCTGTAAGGTGGCTGAGGAGGTGGATGGAGGATGAGGGAGTCTACCAACATTTTACTAGCTCGTGCTGGGTCCGCTACACAGCTCCGCCGTTTTACTACTCACCACAGGCCTCTGGGTTAAGTATACCAGTCCCCCTTTGCCTGTGAGACacgaaggctcagagaggttacgtGGCTTTCCTCAAGATTTGCGATTTCTATGTAATACAGCGAGAATTCAGACATAGccctgccagtgtggctcagctggttgggcgtcCTCAGGCAAAGtggaaggtcgctggtttgactcctgtcagggcacctgcctgggtttggggttgcgtccccagtgggggccagtACAGAAGGCAGcagcttgatgtttctctctcgcattgatgtttgtctccctccctcccttctcctccctctgaaaataaataaaatctcatcaGACATCAGGGTTTGTTTGGCTCTAAAGCTGGTGCTCTGTGTCTGCTGCCCCTCTGCTCCTCCAACCTGTCCCCTTCCCGCTGTCGAGCAGGGTGTGACACTTTATAGGTTGTCACCAAATACGTGCTGAGCGAGTGTTGGGAGTGGTATAGACTTTGAAGGTCTGATGTGCCACCCGCACACTCAGTAAATCAGGAAGCCAAGGACCAAGGTCCAGAGCACTTTGGTCCCCAGGCCTCGAGTGAGCGCTTTGTGTTCGCTTTAGATCAGTCTCTGCCTTCAAAGGCCTTAGTCTGAATTCAGACAACGTCGAGATAACTAACAGTTACTGAACCCTTACTACATGGGCCAGCTTCTATGTCCATGAGCCACTTTAGTCCTTACGACCACCTTACGTGGTAGTTATGGTTTTCTCCATGTACTGAGAAGCAAGTTGGGGCTCAGATAGGTGTCAGAGCTAGTGCTGGGTCTGGCCTCAGAACCCAGGCTGCAGGACTCTGGAACCCTGGCTCTGAACTGCTCCTCCACACCGGTTCCTCCCACAGACAGTAATAACAGAGGAGGCAGTCGCTGTGCCGCGCGCGTGCACGTGCCGTGGAACGCCCAGTCCTGAAGGACAGGTGAAGTGTTCGAGGGGATGTGCAGGTTTTAAATGGGCTGGAGCCACCACAGGCTTTCTGCAGAAAGGAAACCCCAGGAGAGCGGTGGTGGTGGTGCGACGGGAGGCTGGAGGAGAAAACAGTGGCCAGGACACGAAGGTCCTCGCACGCCACGTTCAAGAGCATTCTTCCGAGTGGCGGTAAGGAGCCACTAAAATGTTCTCTCAAGGGAATCGCCAACTCAGATTCTCACTGCAGAAGGGACACTCTGTCTGTTATGTCCCCGGTCTACTGGGGGatgcaggggaggggcctggagacaGAGGTAGGAGACGAGTTAGGGGAGAACCACCGTAGTGACAGTAGGGGTGCAAATAAGTGGACAGATAGGAGATATTTCAAATATATCCATTAAAAAATCCTTAGTGATGAACCTGATGAGGAAGAACCACAGGGAACCAACTTCAAGGTGAACTTCCAACGTGAACAGCTGAGCGGGCGCCCACTGAGGCGACGAGCCAGAAGGCACAGCCTGCTGGGAACTCGGTGACTTCGGTTTGAGGCAGGCTGGGCTGCAGCGCCTGAGGGCTGCCCTGCTGTCCCGGAGACCGCAGAGGTCTGGGCGGGAAGTCCCAACTCAGACAACACCAGGGGATGGATGAAGTCACACAATGGAAGACAGTACATGGAGCggaaagggcagaggggagaaccTGGGAACACCCCATTTTTAGGACCATCCTGGTGCACCTTCTTCCACCCCAAAGCGTCTCTCGTTGCCTTTCAGTTTCTAATCAAGCACACAGAGACACATTATCCATTATCCATCTGATTTATTTGTCAGTAGCTATAGTTTTGGGTTTAACCGACACCCCTTCTTTAGCTAAATTGTCACTAAAGAAGGTCAGGGGGACAACTTTGGAATTTGGGTTGGGAGCAGGTGAAGCAGGGAGAGGTTAGGTTGCTGGTGGGAGGGTCGGGGCCGAGCCCCTCAGGAGTAACAGCCTGGCCCGCCCAGGGGGATGATGAAGACTGAGATGTCATCCCCGGAACCCAGCTTGTTGTTGGGGAGACGCCAGCCACGGTCCCGGGGGGTGCCCCGGGCCCCCAGGACCAGAGCTTGGGCCAGAGCTGTGTACCTGCCAGGAGCACACGTGCACATTCATGTACCGACATGTACATGGGGAGACAGATACACAGGCCCTCATTGCGTCCCTTTGCCCCGTCCTTCCCCACTGTCACCCCTCGCTGCCATTCAACCCCTACCTGCTGGGGTCATTGGGCTCATAGGTCGACAGCACCCTGTCCACGGTGGCAGCAACCTCAGAGTCGCTGGTGACATCCCACAGCCCATCTGTTCCCAGGACTAGCACGTCATCGGGGCAGTGCTCGTACTGTGTCAGGTCGTACACTCGCACCTGGTGGGGAAAGCGGGTGGGCGGGGAGCTTGGAGATAAGGGACCTGGGGCAGGAGAGCCAGCCAGAGCCccggaggaggggaagggaggttaAGGAGGCGCCCACAACAGCTCAcctctgggaagcaggagaggaagggCTTGATGGGCAGGCTGGAGCTGCAGACCTTGAGGTTGTGGTCTCCTAAGCCCCGGGTCACCCCAATAGTGGCCATCACACGAGCCTAAAGAAAAGGAGGCGGCAGTGCTGCTAAaaccctcccccaggccccaaaCCCATGggccctccacccctgccctcagGCGGGACCTCCACCTCCCTAAACAACTCATGGCGggtcctcctgccctctcccacctctATCGTGGAGTTTACCTTTTTGCCCTCCCCACAGACCAGAGGAAACCTGAGATCCTCCAGCTCGATCTTTTTGTaggccctggggaagggggagtaGAGGAGGCATCACCCGAGGCATCAAAGCCCCTCTCCCCTGGGAGCCACGCCCCTCACATAAACCCCCTGAGAAGGGCCACatccccccagctcccagcctggccAAGCCTCCAGATTCCACCTTGCTGCTGGCCAGGGACTGGTTGCGTTGCCATGGGAATGGGCCCAGCTTTGAGGGAAGTGTTACCAGCCGGTCATGTTCTGGTCCCGGTACAGCATCCTCTGGCCCAGCTCCTTGGGCTGAACCCTGCGGGGGAACTCGAGGTGGGTGAATTCACCACCTAGCAGCTCTGGTTTCAGGAAGCCCTAGGGTTGGGAGTGGCCAGACAGAGCAGAAAGCCAGGAGTTATTACGCTTACCGCTCGGCCTGGTGTCTAAATGATCTTAATTACAGCAGACTCTTAAATGGAGTTTACTAGGTGCCACACACTGTGTAGCATTAACAGATATTAACTCAGTTACTGCGCACAACAACCCCTAAGGCAGGAACTACTGAAACAAGTTAAGGGAATTGTCCAAAGTCATACAACTAGCAAAGTACTCAAACCAGGATTCAAtcccaggcagcccagctccAGCCAGGCCAAGGGCTTAAAGCTCTAAACCATACTGCCTCTCAGGGGCCTttgctgctccctcccacctctgcctccacttcCTTCCTCAGCTGGGGCCACAGTGGGAGCCCCGGGGCGGCCCACACTGCTTCCTGCTGAGGCTTCCACCAGCTCAGCCCCACTCTCCTCCCACTCCTTGCGGTAAGGAGCTGTCTGTGCGGTGCGGGTGGGGAAGTCCTCAGGACCTAGGGTACAGGCACAAGACTCAACGGAGAACAGGAGTCAGGAGTTTAGTTCCTACTTACGAGCAGCTGAAGACGCTGGCGCTCGGTCTCCGGGGTGAATTCCCGGGACATTGGAATGATTTCACCATTCCGGACTATGATGGCTCtgcccagggaagggagaggttGGGGCTTAGCTCTCCTCAGCACCCCCTCGTGGAGATTTCCAGAAACACCAGGCCTTCCCCATAATGACCCTGAGAACCccataccccccaccccccaaatcttTCCTCCTCAGGCGGTTCTTTCAGGCCCTCCCTTATGTCTCCCTCCTGCCCTACTTGCCTTTGGATTTAAGGCCCACCACCTCACTCTTCCGTCTCCCCATCCCACAAAGTGTCACCCCCTCTAGTCGTTTTCAGAGCCCACCCCATACCTGCTGTCACCTGCATTGGCCACGTACACCTTGCCTAGCAAGTAGACCACAACGAGCGCACAGCATCCTCCCTCCACTTGGTGGCCTCGCCGCTCCCGGGCCATCTGCTCATCCTGCCGTGCGAGGAAGGGTCAAAGGGGGGAGATGAGGAAGAGGTTCCAGGCATGCAGCCACGCCCCTCATCTGCAGAGGTAAACCCGCCCAGCCAAGCTGGAGGACAGGAAGGGAGACACGGGCAGAACacactcttcttcttcccctctgaACCAAGCCCTCAAAGGTGATCTAGGTTCTCAGGGTCACCCCCTCAGGCCATCTGACTCCCACATAGAATTGACCAGAGTATCTGTGTATCTACCTAGCAGGCTCCCCACTCACCATGAGCTGGAAGGCATTCTCAATGGCCCCCACTACCAAGCTCTCGTGGGTCACTTCCTTCTGTGAAGACCAGCAAGACTGAGGACCAACCACGTGAGAGGGATCCGAGGAACCTGGGGTCCCTGGGGTGGacgggaggcagaggggaggtggcGAGGGGTCCTGGAGTATCTCTACTAGGTCCTTTAGCTGCTCTCGAATGTGGCGATGAAGGAGCCTGGAGGCCATCTCCGCAGCTCCGCCCCCTGCATGCCCATCAAACAGGCCCCAGTAGTAGAAGCAGAGACCCTGGTGGAGAAGTAGAGGTaggtgattgtgtgtgtgtgtgttatgaagGGAGAAGACCAAGCCTCTGGGCATGCATACACACATCAGAGAAGAGGTCAGAGCTCAGTAATCAAGGCAAATTagatttattcactcatttaccaAGGGCCTACTTTGTATCAGAAAGTAAAGCATCAAAAAAGCCAAACTCAGGGGATGCTCACATATTTACGGAGGATGTAATTAATTACCCACACTGGCAATTAACTAAATCACCCATAAATATGTGAGCATGTACATTTCAAGTGGAAACTAAATTCATACTGATGTGGTAGAATCTAATGGACCAATGCCAGGGAGAGGCATTCTGTGCCAGAAGATGGGAAGCTAGTGAGTGAGGAGGTAGGTCTTCCACATGTTTCAGATTTAAAACCGGATGCCTAGAGTCCCTGGGCAGATGTGTCACCCTGTCTTCGGAGGctaggaaggggggtgggggcttaCCTGCGCTGGGCTAGGCTCCTTAGGTGGCCCTGCAACACTCCTCCGACCTTCCACATACACCACTTCACAGCAAGCCTGGTCCTCATTGTGCCGGCTCTTGCCAGCGTTGATGACCCTGCCAGGCCAGAGTGACCACATCAGGTTGGACACCAGACCGGGCCCTGGAATAACCCCCATCTTAGACATACACACTCTCTCCGGCCTGCTGGCCAAGCTGAGAAAGGTCATAGCCACCTGGGATCCAGGCCAGAgtgaggaggagctgggaggcagGGCAAGGCACAGGGAGTTCTGTCTGGGTGTCAGGCCCCACCACCTAGTAGAAaggccagcagcagcacctgcctGCCTCAGGTCCCCATCACTGGCTAAGTGGGCATCCCTAACGGTGTTGCAGGCCTGTTGGGGGCATGAGGTTTTACTTCCTCGCTTGTCAagaccccacctcccaccctgaaaCCCAATCAATTCTCCTAGCGCCTTGTCCACAGCACAGCGCCCTCGTAGGCACACCCACCCTTATCCTAAAACCACCTAGTGAAAGTTTCCACGCTTTGGCAATGAGGAAGTGCTCCAGCCCAGATCCGGAAAGAGGAATTGAAATAGGGTAGGAGTGCAGCCCACCTGGACTGTGCAGGAGTCCGGTAACCACCAACTCTTCCAAAACAGGAAGCTAAAGAGATGGTGGTGGGGCCACGGGTCCATCAGCCACCACCCTCGGCGGCATCAGCACCCCCATCTCCCGGAGCGCTCCGCTTTCCCAGCACGGGCATTCAAAATACACGCCGCCTGGGAGCAAGCGGGCTGCTTCCACCCGAGGTCCACTTCCCTGCCTGGCCAGCGCAAGTCTGCCCGCGGAGGGGCGTTCAAAGGGGACCCTCCGCTTCCCCGGgtgacccccgcccccgccccaggagaAGCCAGCGGCCGCCAGGTGTCGCGGGCTATTTCtgggtgtggagggggaggggaacgaTAAGAGGGACAAGGAACTGGGGCGCGGTGGTCGGGAAGTCCGGGACCGAGTTTCCCAAGCCGCCATCTCCTCTTATTAAAAGAGCCCCCCGCTCCTTGAAACTCTTCCTACGATAGCCATTAAACTGCTGGGCCGAGACTGAGAAAGGGTCAACTCATCCTATGGGGGGCCCTACACACTCTGGGCTCCGGGAGGGAACAAGGTCCCTGAGGCGGCACGAGCGAGCGTAGTCAACGACCTGGAAGGTCCTGAGGAAGGCTGCACCGACTGGGgaaagggctgggaggaggtgcgGCCCGCAGCCCAGAGGATAGCGGGGGATCTGGGAGAAGAGAGCTGCTGGCACGGAGCGCAACGAGGGGGACCACCCCAGCTCCAGGGAtgctgaggtggggagggggtgggggtggggctcccaTCCTAATTACGGTGACCCCAGGGACGCTCACTCGGCGTAGCCCGTGCTCCAGGGCAGGCGACGGCCGGTGTCCGGGGGACTTTGCACAGCCCGGCCGGCGTGGTCATCGGCGCGACGCAGCCCCCCCGGACTCAGCTGCAGAAAGGTCGGTCGGGAGAAGCTCGCTCGAGCCTCTGCTGTCTTTGCGGGTGCCGCGCTCCCGCCCCCAGCCTTCGCCGGAGGGCTCTTGGGCGCTTCTGCAGGGGCGGCGGGCAGTGCCGAGGTCGCGTTGGGCTGGTCGGGAGACTtggggcgcgggggcggggcgccccCGGAGCTCACCAGGTGCGCCACGGCTGAGCGCACCCGGTTTAGCATGctgccaccctgccccgccctcgGCCTTGAGCCCGCCCCCTAGGGCTCGCGGTGGGCGGGGCTCGCTCCCGCCCGCTATCCTCTGCCATTGGCTCCCGGCGGGCAGGGCGGGTTCCTGGCAGAGCTTCCTCCTGCTGTGGGCCACCCCGGAACCGCCTCCTCGGCTCCAAGCCTCTTCCCTCCCCGTTCCGCCTTAGCCCCGCCCCCGTTCGTTTCGGGAAGGATCGGACCGCTGTGCTGATACGGGGACGGAGGGAAGGAAACCCTATTTCAGCCGTGCTCTAGATTAGACACCAGTAGAACCTCCCCATTGTGACGGGAGGGTGGTGTGTCCTTGCCCCCGGTTCGCTGTGGCCTGTCTGCCCGAAGGGTGATGGCGCTGACGACCTGGAGCGAAGCCAGCCGCTTCGGGACCACTGGGTGTGAGTCACCTGCTGTGACAACACCTCTGGCTGGGGCGGCTGGGGTGAGAGTGAGGGCGAGCGAGCGGGTGCTGGGTGTGGTGGGGTCTGGAGCCGCGATCATGCCGGACTCGGGAGCTGCAAGTTCCCGGGCTCCGTGAAGACCACCTCCATCTGGGAGAGCGGTTGCCGTTCCTACTCCACTTTCCTTCTCAGCACCCGATTTCCCCCGCAGTTAGACCTTCCCTGGCAGTGGCAGTACTAGTTAGTAAGGATAACAACAATAACTACCATTTGGAGGACTTACTACTTAGTAGGCCCTCTGCCAAGTACTTCCCATATATTAGTCCATTTATACTACATACCAACCCTTGGGTAAAAAACCAAGTGggtttttactttgtttcttttcaccGATGATGCCCCTGTCATTTTATATGACTTGCCCTaagaggtcacacagccaatcTAATATTCACACCCATGGCAGTCCTTGAATGCCCAAAACCAAGAGCCAAGCTGATTTGTCGAGATCAGGGAGGAAGGGTTAAGAGGGAGGTGGGTGGTAGAGAGAAGAGTCGGGgttcctcctctcccaccctccctcctcttaAGACAGAGGCTGCAGCCTGGGGATGCTGAACAAGTTCCGTGTCTGCCgccagggggaggcagaggccaggctAAGCT
This portion of the Phyllostomus discolor isolate MPI-MPIP mPhyDis1 chromosome 14, mPhyDis1.pri.v3, whole genome shotgun sequence genome encodes:
- the PPM1J gene encoding protein phosphatase 1J, encoding MLNRVRSAVAHLVSSGGAPPPRPKSPDQPNATSALPAAPAEAPKSPPAKAGGGSAAPAKTAEARASFSRPTFLQLSPGGLRRADDHAGRAVQSPPDTGRRLPWSTGYAEVINAGKSRHNEDQACCEVVYVEGRRSVAGPPKEPSPAQGLCFYYWGLFDGHAGGGAAEMASRLLHRHIREQLKDLVEILQDPSPPPLCLPSTPGTPGSSDPSHVVGPQSCWSSQKEVTHESLVVGAIENAFQLMDEQMARERRGHQVEGGCCALVVVYLLGKVYVANAGDSRAIIVRNGEIIPMSREFTPETERQRLQLLGFLKPELLGGEFTHLEFPRRVQPKELGQRMLYRDQNMTGWAYKKIELEDLRFPLVCGEGKKARVMATIGVTRGLGDHNLKVCSSSLPIKPFLSCFPEVRVYDLTQYEHCPDDVLVLGTDGLWDVTSDSEVAATVDRVLSTYEPNDPSRYTALAQALVLGARGTPRDRGWRLPNNKLGSGDDISVFIIPLGGPGCYS